Part of the Prunus dulcis chromosome 8, ALMONDv2, whole genome shotgun sequence genome is shown below.
tgttcttgttgattatttttgttcaatttttctcctgcctgttattatttatttttcactcgcagttggttgacgcttccgcacaacaaCACACACATGCAGAGGCTCATCTCATTGGCACATGTATGCAGTACAGAGTAACGAGGAGATGGAGAGGAAGACGACCATGAAGACTATGCATCATATCGGCGCAGAGTTGGAAGCAGCGTCGAGAGTCGTCGGATTAGGAAGGAGCTCCAAGAGATACTGCCTAGTCCCTCCTAGAGGAAGGATCAAGCGTAAGATTCTTGCCCTTCTATTCAAAAGACTGAAGCTTGCAACCCAACATTCATGTATGTAATTCCTCATACTGAACTTGGAGGACACAAGTATGGTATGGTATTAAAATAgttgtacatatatatatatatatgtgtgtgtgtttgtggaGAATTTTCTAGTAAGGATGGccttatttaaaataaataaataaaacggGGATCCTTTCTAGATAGAATACTACACAAAGCATTCAACAACGAGAACCATTTGTATCCTTCGCAAGATGGTTTTCAGTATGTTATATATGATGCCATGTCATTCAAAATGACCAGTTGTATTTCTATTGCTTTAATTACCTTTTAagaattttaagtttattatttgtttttaaaatttcaccTTTCATCATCCATCATATGCCGCGTTGCCCCACCAGTATCACTTTGGACTATCACTCGTCACAAAGGGAACAAAGCCTCATCttggaatttaaaaaaaaaaaaaaaaaatctttcttGTAACAGGTACGTataacactgttttgctatcccCGTTGCATGAGAGTTTCTCTCCTCATCTAGGAATGGGCAACCGAACATGCAGTGACGAAGCCTCACTCAATTGATATCGGTGTAAGTGTAATAAAGAAATGCAACACTCACAACAAAGTTACGCCATGAAAAAATGAGTTAGCTATAATTAAGTATCGAACTAATGACAAACATATCATACTTGTCCATGTGATTCGAACCTTAGACCTCCTCCaaccaaatgaaaacaactACCGCTAGACGAAATGATAGTTATTAGCATATGAATTTGATAGTTCGCATTTAAATTTGACTTTAAGGAACTTGCAAGATAAGTGCATCCAAACTATTTCTATCTCATTTTTCCCAGAAGGCAATAATTAGAAATTATTTTATCCTAAAAAGAATTGCTAAGTTTTCGGTCGTATGGTGCCTCTAAGTTTAtgaatttataattatttgaaTATATAGTAAAATCTGTGAAGGGATTTAAACGTGAGAGATATAAATATGTTCAACTTGAAAACAGTAAACATCTGAAACAAGGTAAAAGCAATGGCGGACAATTATTTGAGGGCAGAGTTATGGTGATAATATTAGGATTGATGGGTCTTCTCCAGATTGTAGTAGAAGCAAAAGATGTTCTTTCTCCCTTATCTCTTCCTCCACTTCCCTCTGAAATTCTTCCTCCCTCAtcaaatgataatttaatgCCTAAAATTGTCAAGTATTTACCTCCAAAAATTCTGAAGTGTGTTGTCCATACAGTTCCCAGACTTTGACATGAACATATTAAAGCGTTCGGAAGTTTCCTGGGATGCATGTATACATCCCCGCCTGTCTTACTCCTCCTACAAGTGTACACAAAAAGAAACCGTGGCCCTATCTTTAGAGAGCTATTAGAAGTTCATGAGcactttgttaaaaaaaaattaaaaattcctaaatttcCCTTTGCTAATCTATTTGAAGAGGTAAAATGGCGAATAAAACAACCAGTAGTTTttgcttttctcttttttgttaaaaatgttGCAACTTTCGCAACGAAAGAAACGAAATAGGATTTGACCAATTAACTCATCTTTTGTCACGATTgaattttatttcctttcacaTAAACTGGATGAATTTTTGGGGAGACAACCGCACAGAAATGCGCATAGTTCATAGGCATGCATAATAAAGTGGacacatacatatatagaGTATAGCATGGTAGCAAATTAGTAATTaatgcacatatagcattaaGGTAAACAATAGCAATACAGGTCTACTTTACATTTAAGCCATTATTATTTGGTAATAAAGTCTTGGACTGGAAATTCTAAGCCCCCGAAATTTCTGAAGTGGTATGCTCCAATTTAGAGATGAATGACATGGATCAACGCAGAGTCGGCGCTACTTTATTgacttcccacaccaattaCCTATAAAAAGATTGTACAAgtatattgagagagagagagagagagagagagagagagagagagagagagagagagagcgcaAAACGTCACATGAACATATATTGTAAATCAAGTTTTTCATAAGTTGGTTAACAAATTTAAAGTATAACGATATTGGTTGGCATGCAGGCCCTACCTTTTATTTTGTCTGACCCTTTTCATTGTACAAAACGTCAATGACCTGTAAAATAACAAAGCTTCAGTTACTGAATATATGAGAAGGGGGAGgcaattagaagaagaaactaAGCAAAGCATAACAAAGAGTTATCACCTGGTAAATAAGGTAGACCATCCCGGGACAGAATATTGAGCTGAGAAGATGAGGGTCGAACGATCCATTCGTTACACGATCGCAATCTTTCCCCAGACCACCCAGTCTCACTTTTGTAGTGATAACTGATTTCAGAGATGTGCTGAACTTTGTCATGATCCAAGCTTCCTTCTCCACGTATTCGCTCCACGATTTCGTTGGGAACATTTACCAGATCGAAAGTGTGGAGACATGTAAGGTGTTCAATTCCATTAGGCAATTGCTCTAACTTCATGCATTCAGTAATTACCAGTGTCTGTAATGCAGGCATCGCCCCCTTCTCTATGATGATCACATTCAACTGAGAAAAATCCATCAAGTACAATTCAGCAAGCCTTGGGAATCCAGTTTGAAATACCAGTTGATTTCCGAGGTATGAGTTGTTTAGCCGAAGTATGGTCAAATTAGGCAGAGCTTTGATGTGAGGAACAAAATCTTCCGTTAATCTTGACCAATGCAATCTCAATGCTGTAAGGCTATAAAGAGAATGAAACCAAAGCGGCACGCTCTCTAATTTACCAATTAGACCAAGTGCCTTGAGCATAGGAGGAGCAGATGGCAATGCGTGCAAGCGTAACACTTCATCTTCAGTACTTGTATGGACAAACAAGTGTTCAAGCAATCTCAAACGTTGGATGGACTTGCACAAGTCTTTCTCATCGGCCTCTCTCAAATTTGTTAAGCTTGTTCTTGTGAGTTGGGTCAAGTGTCCAAGTTGTTTGATTAACCCGTCTCTCAACTCAATAGCATCCAAAACTTGTAAGTGCTTTAGCTTACATATGTCGTGCGGTACTTGTGTGCCATCAAAGAAATAATAAGACCTAAAAAGCGCTTCAAAATTGCAATGGTACATCAAAAGATGTCGTAAGTGTTTTAACTTCACAATCCCCGCTGGAAGCGAGCGAATTTTGGAATGCCTAATGTCCAGGGTTTCCAAATTATGAAGTTTTCCTATGTCTCTCGGAAGCTCTTTCACTTTTGTTCCTTTCAAATTTAAGTACTTCATGTTAAAAAAGTGAACTATTTCGTATGGGAGTTGAGAAATCGGGACATGTTTAAGATCCAAGACCCTTAAGAGTTTGAAACCAGAGGGCAGTTTTTCAAGTGAAGAAGAATCAGATATCTTCGGagcaaaaataaagaaggTGCGAACCTTTGACATGTCTCTGTATGTTTGTAATTCTCCATAATTTGCTTGCATTGATAGGCGATGGGGAGCTTTGCTatcttcatttgttttttgctCATCAAAAATGGTACAAAATTTCTCCGCTTTAGAAATTGAAAGCGCAATTTCTCGTAAAAGGTCGTGCACCTTAAACGTTTTGGCCATTCCAAATGGATCCCTCCTAACAACTTGTACCATGCATCGACAAGTGAGCTCTGCTACGTAGCTTTTAGCAATGTCTTCCGGCTTAGGCCCTTCGACTCTTTCCACAAACCCCTCTGCCATCCACAGTCTAAAAAGCCTTGCAGAGTCAATTACATAATCTTCTGGGAAAATGCACAAATATAAGAAGCAATGCTTTAGTCGATAAGATAAGTCATTAAAGCTTAGCAGCAAGATGCTCTTCACTACGTCAAGCTTCGGGTTGTTATTTAGCTCCCAATTCAAAGTGCTGGAAAATTTCATCCAGTCGGACGGCAATCTTCTGGTTGACATGAGAGCACCCAAGGCCGCAATTCCAAGAGGTAAGCCTTGGCATTTTACAAGAAGATCCCAAGCAATGGATTCAAGCTCTGGTGGGCAACAGTTGTTAGGCCAGCTAGAGAAAGCTTTCTTGGAAAAAAGAGCCCAAGCCGCCTTCTCATTAAGAGGCTGAACATGGTGAACATGACTTCCAGCCTCAAATGGAAAAGAAGCAATGTCTTCGTTTCGAGTTGTAAGCATAACTCGGCTTCCATAGGCTCCATCTGGAAGTGCTGCGTGGATTTGACTCCAAAGGTATATATTCCACACATCATCTAACACAATCATATACCTCTTTGGCTGCAAATAGTTGGCCACCATTTCCACCAGATGCATGTAGCTCATATTGCTCAAGTCTTGAGAAACATCTTCCATTGCTGATTTAGAAAGTTCTGTTATCAAGACCCTTAACAGATCTTCAATGTTGTAAGTTTTTGAGACAGTGAGCCACGCGTAGCAATGAAACTTTgcagtttgagttttgaaggTGTTTGCAACTAAAGTTGTCTTGCCCGAACCCCCCATACCAACCACTGAAATCACAGTCCTTTGAGGCTCTCCAGACAGCAACCATCCAACTAACTTTGCTTTAGCATCTTCGATCCCGAAAAGTTCATCATCTTTAAAGAAAAGAGATGACTCACCGTAGATTTTGACTCGATTGGGATCGTAATGATCAGAACTATTCCTCAGGCCTTCGATACGATCAACACCATAACGTCGGTTTCTCTCTGGAATGGCTTTGATTGTTTTGATGATCCTTTGCAACTTGGTGGCGATCCAATGCCTCTCCCAAAGGCCCTTGGGGAAGCAAATTGTTTGACGAAAGGCTCTTCTATATGGGCCCCAGCTTCTCTGCTTGTTTACTTGATATTGAAACTCGTCAATGATGTCTTGAACGTCCATGGATACGTCCCTCACATTTTCCACCCATGTTTTCTCCACTTCACTCAGAGCTCCTTTTCTTTCTGCGTCTGCCAAGAAGGCTTTCATGGTTAATAACTCGAGCTTGATTTCTTCAAGCTCATCATGAACTCCTGCTAGCAGAGACCTTCGCTTTCGAGAAACGATCCTAATTTGCCGATGGAAAGGTCTATCACAGCGGAAGccatttcctcttcttctccggCGCTgtttattctctctctctctctctctctctcagagacTGCCAATTCAAGTTTCTTGCAGCACAAGAAGAATGTACTCGTCACAGATGCAAAGCTTGTCTTGGGTTGCTCTTGTTTTGTAAAAGTGGAAGCCCCAAATTAGTAAAGCACAGgaatcttcattttcttgtaGCACGATATAAGCATATATTCCTCCTGTGTTGCTTTCCTTTTGCAAAGCCAAAGTCCACGTTTCTTATGGAAAAaggcacccaaaaaaaaacatatctTGACTTTCTTGTAGAACGATAAGAATCAATTCATTCACAAGCTcatgttgcttttgttttgcaaATGAAAAACTTCCAAATTTTGATATCACAATTGTAACCTAAAAGAATCTTCACCAATCATGGTGTCTCCATTTACTATAAATGAACAAATCTATCTTAGTTTTCTTGTAGTACGATTAGAATATACTCACAAGATAAGCTCATGTTGGGttgcttttcttttgcaaAAGCGAAATTCCACAGCTGGTGTCGGGGTAATGGTCCATCTTAAAGGTAATAGTATCGGATGCAGCTGTTATCATGAACCATCTTTTCTTAGTTAGCTTCAGGCCAACAATTTTTGCTTGCCCAAATATAATCATTTGTTTGTGGACTGTTCTTTTGCTAGACAAGTTTGCACTTCTATTACAATTTGTTAGCAAATTTGGTAACAAAGGAATAAgttaattttccaataaaaaaGTTCCTCAAGTTCTGCTAGCAGTAAATATTGTGAAAAAGTTGTTGTATGAGTTTTGGGATATTCAGCTAGTACaattcaaggaaaaagaaaaagggatagaaaaattaaatgggAACATCCGAGTCTAAATAACCAGCTAAAGTAAATATAGAGCGATCAGTTTATGATTTCTTGGATTCAAGACCTGCTTATTTTTAGGTCAACTCAACTCAACTCAAATTTTGTGATTGAGTTGGGCGGTTTAATCATGTTAACTCAAAATTAACCATACTTTTAAGTTTTGGTTCCAACCCGTACATAGtcgtttatgattttttgaacTCAAGATCTGCTCATTTTAGGCCCACCCCAACCCAATCAAACCCACTATGATCAGGTTGGGTGGTTCGGTCTGGTTGACCCAAAATTGTGCTCACCCCTAACCCCTATCGAATCACTCAACCCAATCACAAAAGggttcaggaaaaaaaaattttcacaaaagggttggtttttttttttttaatctctgggacttttcttttttctattaacttttcttaatttcagTTATCAAAACTTTAATTCGGGCAGTGGCTCCGCTTCTAGATTTTGATCTCTCCTAtattatgttatatataacatatataatttgtaataaacaacttataatttaagttaaaatttcctctaaaacaaattagacatgattaaattaaaactattTAGCTCTAAACATAAAACTATTGAATACATAAGTATTTTATATActcatattttttacaaaccTTTATATTATCCTACTAATtgatatttaaataataaaataattatatatatatatatatataagttcaGTACGAATTTACACCGGATTAGAGGTATTATTATCCGGTCCCTTAAGCAAACTTTTCCAAACAGCTATGAGGCCAGGGCTCGAGGTTTTAGTACAAATCACTTGCCCATAGCGGTTttagtatttaaaaaataaatagaaggCTCAATACGGGCAGACATGACCTTGCTTTTCCAAACAGCTATTGGTGGCAGtgatttttctattaaaaGCTGACATCATCAGCTGACATCATATGGCCAGCAATGGCCCAGAGGGCTCAGTAAACTAGGGGTGCACATAAGTTTTTGAACCTCCCTAATTGGACAAGGCCATGTCATTGACTGCACGACTTTGTGTATAACTTGGGAAAATTCTACGGTGCACTTGGCGCATGGATGCGCCACTACTTATGATCGTTGGATGAGTAGTCTGGGTATGTGAAGTAATCCACACCGTTGCTTTTTGGTTACCGGTTAACTTGTTGCTATaggtaaaataaataaaataaaaacaattgcTCTCTCCTTCAGTCAAAGACATTTCAGAGCCGCtcctctcatttttctcttcctctgaTTTCGATTCTTTCTACAGCTGCTCCTTTCCTCCTTCTGTGACAATGACACAGCACCAACAACCAcatctcctctcctctcaaGTAAGTCAGTGTCCTTATTCTCATTCTTCTATCTCCTTACATCCCTCTATGAACAGAGCCGCACTGCCTCCTCTTTTCTCAGTCTCTGTCTGATTTTGAATCCTTCCACAGGCTCTCCTCCTTCTGTGACGACGTAGACGAGACAGGGTCGGCGGCGTCATATTCTTTCCTCAATTCCTCTCTCATATCAGTTTAAGGTAAGCATCCTCTTCCTttgaatttagggtttttttcttttaaattaggCTTGTTGACTTAGGGCTTCGAAATTGAATTGGGGGTTGAGGTagattattttttctattaaattaaGGCTGTCAAGGTGGTTTAGACACTGATGGATTGatagtttatgattttttggatATTTGGTGGGtctaatttatttgatttgttaatatttgaatattgataAGTTTGGAGCTCATTTATTGGAATGTATTGGTCTTCAAAGCTTTTTTTTCACCTGTGCTTTAACTACCCTGACAAGTTAATTACAGTGTTTGGTCTTTCCTCATTTATTGGAATGTATTgctcttaattttcttttatatctatatattGGGTTCAGTTCCTTAGTGTGTTTGGCTCCTCTCCCTCCGTAGTAGCAGAAGTTTTTAAGCTGAgaagcttttgttttgtatcaTCCTACCGTGGTGTCTTACTTGTGCATCCTTCGTCTATAGACAGTGCATAAACATTGTTGGAGCAGTGATCAATAACTACAACTTTAAGGCTATATTTGCATTACATGAAATCAGTGAATGCTCAGCTAACTTAAGACACATATAAGAAGAAGAACTATTGTTGGCTAGTGACAGACATTCAATCCAAGcatataaatatgaaaaagcaGGAACCGAAGGGAGAGAGATGATGACTTCTTATGACGGAACATCAATCAGGAATCAGGATAGATAAAAAGTAAAGAGATGTCTACTATTCAACCGATTATCTTCAGAGTCAATCAATCCATATTGGGACGACAGTCGGGTCAAGCATCCCATATTGTTTTGTCTTGTGCAGGTAAGACTACTTTTTCTCTCTATTGGTTGtgtttgaaaaaacaaaaggaaattggGTTCAATTCCTTagtgtgttttgtttttttagtttctgGTTTAATTTGTTGGTGGGTAGGCATTATGATTCTGCTTtgggttgattttttttttaaatttatgtttCTCTGCTAGCCATTAGTTGATGTGTAGATTTACAGAAGCTGCTTCTTCCTGGGTAATCTTCATCGTACATCCCTCCAAATTTATAACTGCTGCTAgttcttggtttttttatttatatatttcatttttatgctTTTAGTTGGCATGTTactaaattttcaaaaaacttTAATTATGGTTATGATTGAAAATGCTTCTAAGTTGCTTCAAGCCATGGAGTTATGATCTAAACTAGTATTTGCCAAATTGAAAGTTTGACAATGATTTCATTGCTATTTTATCATATTTGCTTTTGTATTGTAGGGAATTTTGATTCATCAATTCTTTCCACTGAAATATCATTAATCTTTCCCCTGTATTGTAGGGAATTTTGTTTCCTCTGGCCTCAAAGCAAAGACTAGGTAATTTGGATTTGAAATGTGTGTAATTTGATTTCTGTTCTTAGGTAAATATTCTTGTTTTAAGTGTTGTTTCTGTtgcatttaattttgtttatgtaaCTGAAAGCTCAACAACTGATATAAACTTTTAATCATGGTCATAGTAGAAAAAATATAGTGGAGGTTGTTGTGGTCTCTGAGATAGTTGCAGGCCTTTACAAAGGTAGTTCTAACTTCTATTCTATTGATGTGGTCTTTGTGATGGTTTTCATAATGTAGCTGCTTTTTGTTGCTTGTGTAGGGTTGATCTAGAAAAGAGACGTGCAGAGAAGGAACGGGCAGAAAAGGGGCACGTGCCTTCTGgttattttcttcctcttaCTTTCAAAGTTTTAGTAGGtagtttctttcctttttatgaATGATTTTCTTAATGCCTTGTCTTTGCAATATGTGACATTTGACTTTAGACAACACCCAATAATTGACTTGTGGGTAGTTATCTATAACTATTGTTTTATTTGGCTTGTATGTTTTCCTGTTTACTGGACTTCCCAACCCACTGAACATGAAACTTCACTGCAATCAAGGGTACCATGCATATGAAGAGTCCTAATTTACATGACTTCAAAATCTTCTTCATGGGAAAGGGACTCACTCTTCTTCTTGGGCTTCTTAATTAGAAATTggttttgattatgttttccAGTTAggtattgttttgattttgattttggatttgCAGGTATTCCAACTAGCAGCCTATCCACCTTTCCCAGCATCTGATATGGGTaaacttttgctttttgttttttgttttttcttcagatTTATCTCTCTGTCTTTGTCTTTCATTTTGGTGAATGGTTggagattttatttatttattttagtgaTGCAtgaggatatatatatatatatatatatatatatatattctatatTTGGTGAATTATTTTTCAGGTTGGGGTAAAGAATTAGGCCAAGTACAAGACTAATATACTATTTTGGAGTCTATTTATTTGGCTACTTGCATTTGTAAtaatttcattgtatttggagattctttttttatttttatttattatttttatttttatttttatacataaTGACTTTAGATTttagatttataattattggTTATGTAAAGTGAATGTATTGAACAATACTTTCAATTACATGAATGAAGTTTATGTTAGCTTTGATGTAGTACAATTGAGAATAAgcttttaaagtaaatttgacTATTATATCATAGTTTATGTGCcaattgaaaaaatcatccCATTAGCATTGTGAATGGGCATTATACCATGAAGTTGTATTTTCAGATTAGTGTATGCATTATTGACagtcttttcaattttgagaaaGTATATACAATATGTGATTTgtcaatgcaattgacaaacaggtaGTGCCATTTGCATTCTACTcgtgcaattgacaaacaaagTAGTACTATTTGCATTCAAGTTGAGCAATTGCCATTATCTATGCACAATTAACTGAAAATGTAAATATAATATGTGATTTGTCAATGTAATTGACAAACAGGTAGTGTAATTTGCATTCCAGTAATGCAATTGACAATCAAAGTAGTCCTATTTGCATTTTGGTCATGCAATAATTATTATCTTTGCACAATTATGAAACATAGAATCTTCTCACTAATGATAAATCCTTCATAATTAATTGTATGTTCAAAAAGTTGTAATCCATGTGCAAAAAAACTTAGTAGAATGCATAAAAACATTGCTTAATAGTGAGTGACCGGTTAAATGGATTGCTCCAagctaaaaaaagaaaaaaagaaaagagaaatctaaaaagaaagaaggttTTCTTGCGACTTCtatctcttcctcttcttggcacttctatctctttttcttcGTACGACtcgtttctcttcttcttgataCGATCAGTCTTTTTTTCCGTGGTAGCTCTCTCTTCTTTAGTTGGGCTTGTTAAAATGAAGGTCTGATTATTCAAGAATagaagaaaggaaggaaagagagagagagaacagagAGAGcaatagaagaaagaaatcaaagcTTCTGTATATTTCTCAATCATTTGAGCAGTACAATTGTAAGCTTATATATTCTTAGCTTTTGCTTACTGATTAAACACTATTGTTGACTAGCTTTTCTGAATTTCTAACCACCTCACATGATAGCAAAAACCTTATTGGTTCTATTGTTGTCTTTCTTTGTGGTAGATGTGAAGTGTTAGCTTATGTAATTTGTTTGATGCTACAGACTTATTATATAATGATGTCAAATATGATCGTGTATTGTTCTATCTCAATGGGTTCAATGAGTTAATTCCAAAGGAAGTGACCATAAGATGGAAAAGGCACTGATAAATTGGCTCACCTAAGATGAAAAGGTAATCATGTAATTGACAAACAGTTAGTTGAAAATTGCAAACGaataatgcaattgacaaacagttaGTCGAAAATTGCAAACAaataatgcaattgacaaacaattcgttgtaaattgtaaacGTGCAGTTATCAAGTGTGtctattttcttcacttttgaCTTGGTTTTCCACATGGTTTCACTTTCTATTCCAAGTAGTTTTGTAACCcgaaaatgaaaatgttttttttggtcaaaaaacTCAATATTGTATATTGTAAATGCGATTTTGTTATGTGTAAATATATTGtaaacatgtatttaaaaaatatttaaatttaaatttcttttataaagTTAAGGTGAGACATTAGAGAAGTAAATTAGGTCCTTACATTGTAAACAAAAAGGTTTACAATAATAAGGACTCGTATTACTCTGTTGGACATTTGTGTTCCattattttgtaaaatcaATCCTTATTcgtgtaatatcataatttacaaacaTAAGGACATTTAGAATAATATAAAGGTAAAGTGGAACATTCGGAAGGTAAATTGGGTCATTATACTTGTAAACACAGatgtttaaaatattaagGTCTCATATTACTCTATATTGGATAGTTATATTTCATAAGATTGTAAAACCTATCCTTAATCTTGTAATATcgtaatttacaaagataaaggcatgtagtacaatattaaggtaacttaggacattaggaaagtaaattgggtccttatacttgtaaacacggatgtttacaatatcaaggtctcgtattactctaTGTTGGACAACTGTGTTCCATAAGATTGTAAAATTCAtccttaattttgtaatatcgtaatttacaaagacaaagacatctagtacaatattaaggtcacttgggacattaggaaagtaaattgggtccttatacttgtaaacacaaatgtttacaatattaaggtcttgTATTACTCTTTGTTG
Proteins encoded:
- the LOC117636867 gene encoding disease resistance protein RPM1-like encodes the protein MKAFLADAERKGALSEVEKTWVENVRDVSMDVQDIIDEFQYQVNKQRSWGPYRRAFRQTICFPKGLWERHWIATKLQRIIKTIKAIPERNRRYGVDRIEGLRNSSDHYDPNRVKIYGESSLFFKDDELFGIEDAKAKLVGWLLSGEPQRTVISVVGMGGSGKTTLVANTFKTQTAKFHCYAWLTVSKTYNIEDLLRVLITELSKSAMEDVSQDLSNMSYMHLVEMVANYLQPKRYMIVLDDVWNIYLWSQIHAALPDGAYGSRVMLTTRNEDIASFPFEAGSHVHHVQPLNEKAAWALFSKKAFSSWPNNCCPPELESIAWDLLVKCQGLPLGIAALGALMSTRRLPSDWMKFSSTLNWELNNNPKLDVVKSILLLSFNDLSYRLKHCFLYLCIFPEDYVIDSARLFRLWMAEGFVERVEGPKPEDIAKSYVAELTCRCMVQVVRRDPFGMAKTFKVHDLLREIALSISKAEKFCTIFDEQKTNEDSKAPHRLSMQANYGELQTYRDMSKVRTFFIFAPKISDSSSLEKLPSGFKLLRVLDLKHVPISQLPYEIVHFFNMKYLNLKGTKVKELPRDIGKLHNLETLDIRHSKIRSLPAGIVKLKHLRHLLMYHCNFEALFRSYYFFDGTQVPHDICKLKHLQVLDAIELRDGLIKQLGHLTQLTRTSLTNLREADEKDLCKSIQRLRLLEHLFVHTSTEDEVLRLHALPSAPPMLKALGLIGKLESVPLWFHSLYSLTALRLHWSRLTEDFVPHIKALPNLTILRLNNSYLGNQLVFQTGFPRLAELYLMDFSQLNVIIIEKGAMPALQTLVITECMKLEQLPNGIEHLTCLHTFDLVNVPNEIVERIRGEGSLDHDKVQHISEISYHYKSETGWSGERLRSCNEWIVRPSSSQLNILSRDGLPYLPGDNSLLCFA